Within Myxocyprinus asiaticus isolate MX2 ecotype Aquarium Trade chromosome 18, UBuf_Myxa_2, whole genome shotgun sequence, the genomic segment TAAGAGGACAGAAAAAAAGGAGACCCATTGACAAAAGTCTTAAAGGGGAGGTGTTGAAGAGTGTCAGTTCTAATATCATGAatatgtttttgttattattattattattcagtatgATTTGCAAAGTCCAGCTAATTATCTAACACAGCCACTAAGTTCTAATGAAACAGAAAGAAAACCTCTGCTGAACACTCAAACAGCTTTTGACATTGCAAAAAAGGTTTGCAAAAGGTTGCAGATCCAGATCTCAGTAAGAAATCACAGGTGCATAGCACTTGGTAACAAACACCTTCTGAGTACTGAGTGTTTGTTAAATGAACAACAATTGATTTAGCAAAGTGGATCAGAGAGGACAAACCTTTCATTGCAGGCCTTAAAGGAGTTAATATGTGTACATTTGCACaaaactacactcactgagcactttattaggaacacctgtacaccttaatcagccaatcatgtggcagcagtgcagagcataaaagcatgcagatacaggtcaagagcttcacttaatattcacatcagccatcagaattgggggaaaatatgatctcagtgatttcgaccgtggtatgattgttggtgccagacgggctggtttgagtgtttctgttactgctgatctcctgggattttcattttacaacagcagaagaccaggtcaggcactttattagaaccaaATTGTTCCTAAAATAGTGCTCAGCGAATGTAGGTACGGGTGTCTGCGGTCGAGTTGGAgttatatatttgattatttgacAATGAATGGCAGCCTATACTGCTGATAAAATAAGTCTTACACAATGGCTATAAAAGACATAAATGATTAAGGAAGACGAATAGgtcctacattttattttagaagGCTCAATATGTTTAGCCTacacaagtaaaaaaattaaataaaaataaaaataagataaatcTAAACAGATAAAATTACGTTATTGCATTTAAacaaggaaataaaacaaaagcttacgtttcacaagaaaaaaacaaactaacATCGCAATTCATGAGAATTTTACAGGTTTGGAGTTTGCAAGCAATAAAGTTAAAAAAGAAGGTCACATTCCAACATCCGaaaatctcaaaaaaaaaaaaaaaaaaaaaaggttagaatGTCTTTCTCCAAACGATCTAGCCTACATGAGAAGGCCTTTTATCGCACAAAATATCAATCAATGCAGTCAGACTCTTTTAACTACATTAGACAATCTCTCTCaaccaattattattttttaggaaCAAtcctatttaaaacaaaaaaaaaaacaataacaaaaaaactgaTAAGATTCAGAAGAGTTTTCCTTATTGACTTGAAAAGCATAAAATTAGGCCAATTTAAATTCCATCGTATTACAGATGACAAGACTTCTCCACGCTCTCGCGACCGCGGCTTTTCCACGGAGATCACGAGAAGAATCCATTTTTTCCAATAATCTTGTTCCCAGCGGTAGAAAGGACCTCACAATTCAAGGAAGAGGGACATATTAAATCTTTCACAAAAACTGGTGATCAAAGATCGAGGAAATTCCTTGCGACAATTGAACAGTTCGTAAAAAGTTCAAAAGAATGTGATAATCCAATTTCAATGCACACATCATCACgggcagattttttttaaagggataaagAATAGTATTTGTGCTTTAAATCAATAAAGCCTTATTCTATGAGAAAGCACAGCTTTTGTATTTTGCTCTATCTGTTTTCATTACACTCACCGCAGATGTTCTGTTCCTATTTTacgttttcttttatttattttttcgtctTCCTTTTCTAACAAGATATAACAATCTGGGAGCCGTAATTTCAAATGCGAATGTTCTTTGTTAATACCTCTAATGCCATGCATGCCACTGTTTGTCGTGTATATTTAAGAGGACAACATGGGCTTTTTTGGGCTACAAATGTTTGAGAAAGTCAATAGAACAATATGATGATAGTAGGCTAATATatgttgtaattattattataaataataataataatattatagtgGGCTAATATatgttgtaattattattattaataataataataataatatagtggGCTAATATatgttgtaattattattataaataataataataatattatagtaGGCTAATATatgttgtaattattattattaataataataataataatatagtggGCTAATATatgttgtaattattattattaatattagaacaaataataataatttatcatatttaatttatattaattaaatatattataaataaatataaaaatataccttatattacaatttatattatttgcattatataaaaataataattatcattattatatacaataaaaattatcctaaatatgttataaaatatattataaatatattataaaataataataataatgttgttttCGAATAATATaggtcttcaaaaataattaaataatattaaattaaatatttgcttCATGTGTCAATCACTAGACCTATAGGCTAATATACATAtatggtaaatatatatatatatatatatgtatatgtatgccaaaagtgctgggtctcaggaggatatggATAGTCATTTCACGTTGGACCACATTCTATACTTTCGCTGCTCTGGAAATAAGCCAAACCTGTGGCTGGTGTCAAGCTAGCCTGAACAGATACTTTCAGACATCTAATTTCTTCACTTCATTCCTGAGGCAGGACTGCGCCCACCCCTTGTGTAAGCAATTTAAACCTGATAGGAGATCATCCGCTATCTGCAGCACATCTTTCTTAACTTTAGACAAAGGAAGACCATCAGCCAGTCTCTGCTGCGCTACACATCACACTCCAGAATGCCTTTACGGTGAACTTTTCATTTGTGTCACGTCACTGCAATGATTTTTGATCGGGGAGAATAAATAACCGATTTGCTCTGACCGCCTCAGCACTCAATGCGGTCACAGATGCATTCtgtttaatttattattgttaAACTGCAGACACGTGCCTGAACGAATGAGTATATCAATACAATTTTTATAATATGAAGCTTTTGCCAAGTGGAATATGTTTTTATCTGTCCGTGGCAGTTTGCTGGTGCACATCAAGGGTCGACGCATCGTGGTGGTgggtacagtttttttttttttaggatttctTTCATATTAAGAAATTagtttataatttaaagcatgatgtggttaaaaaaataaaaataaaaagtaatttggACTGGTTTGGACTATTGAAAAGCTGCTTTCTGAAATTAAAGTAGGCTaggcaaaacaaatgaaaatattagttgaattttggagatttttaattcattttacgTCTATTTTGTTGCCATTTAGAATGCGGAAAAAACTATACGAAgagctgtgtgtgtatataaatatatatatttaagagaTTCCCATCGCTCAGTCACTGTGCGTTCATCTTTTATGCAGGTACATGGGCACTCTTGGATCGCAAGTGATGTGCGACAACGTCCCCGGGTTAATTAACAAACAACGCCAGTTGTGCCGCCAGCAtcccaaggtgatgcaggcaataGGCGCTGGAATTAAAAACTGGATTGGAGAATGCCAGCACCAGTTCAGAAACCATCGGTGGAATTGCAATACCATGGCACGCGAACACAATCTTTTTGGGAAGCTTTTGCTTCGAAGTGAGTAAGACAGATTTATCGCTTAACTGTATTGTTTGAATTGAAACCGTGCAAACAATATGTTCTATACACTCAGCCTGCAGTGAAAGGCCTTATCTGATATCAGATCATATTACAGAATGTAAAACTTGATGAACTGCGTGGGTGAGCTTTTTGTCCCTTCTTTGCACATCTAATCGGAATTGTTCTGCTCGGTGTGTAAGAGTTTTGATATAGCCTAACACATCCTATCAGTTTTTCACaacattgcatgtaaacagcaCAATGTAATTCTGTGACCATGCATCTCAAGATGTCAAGATGTAATCTGAACAGATAATGCCCAAAAGGCATTATATCAAATCAGCAAATCAGGTGTAGCCATTCCTTCTTATTGTGTCTCATTGATAGAAGCCAATTTAGTTAAAAAAAGGGTGGATTATTGTGTCTGGTGAATTGATTCAGAATTGCTCAGCAGCTCATGCTTTATCTGGGTATAATTGCCAGTCTGTAGGCTTTTGACTGTAAGTGTCTGTGGCTCCATTTTTCTCATCCTGACTGAGTAAAATCATATTAATGGGAACATCCACAAAGGAACTTTGTGTCTCAGGCCATAAGCTGCTCTACACTTAAAAGTTAGGTTCAACCTTTGACTTTAATCTTCTTGCTTAAGGTATTCATACCTCCCAGAGAGAATACCAACTTCTCTGACACTGTGAGCATCTACTTATTGTCAATGTCAACTCACTAATTTAAAACAATTGCAGGGATTTTGTGGCAGGCATCCTTCCTCTGACAAAGCTGCTAAATGAAAACCTCTTCGTTACACATGTGAAAAGCTGCCACCAACAACCTTTGTTTCATGCTATCATTTGTTGCTGTTGTTATACACCGTGATCATCTAGACACACTTACAAACTCAGACATACAcctttttttttcacccacatTCGGACACATTCTATTTATTTTACTGGATTATGAGATTtgtatgatttgatttgatctgtaAAAGTAATGACTCAACAGAAATGTGTTAATTAAATTaggtaaaaataatttataaatatttgtaataattactatacactcactgagcactttattaggaacactatggtcataataaagtgcccgacgtgctcttctgctgttgtagctcatctgcCCTCAAGGTTtgtcatgttgtgcattctgagatgttattctgctcactacaattgtaaaaaagtggttatctgagttaccgtagcttttctgtcagctcgaaccagtctggccattctccattgacctctctcataaacaaggtgtttctgtccacagaactgccactcactatatgttttttttaatttttggcaccattctgagtaaactatagagactgttgtgtgtgaaaattccaggagatcagcagttacagaaatactcaaaccaactggtctggcaccaacaatcatgccatggtctaaatcaccgaataacatttttccccattctgatggttgatgtgaacaataactgaagctcctgacccatatctgcatgattttatgcattacactgctgccacacaattggctgattagataatggcatgaataagtaggtgtacaggtgttcctaataaagtgctcagggaGTGTATgattttaaagtgtattttaattaatatattttttcaattatttaataattgtttatattatttatatttattatttactataatattcataattatatttatttatgttattgaAATATTTAATGTTATATAAACAGTGTATTAATTTATATAACTCATATGTTGtataaatttgtttatttgtctaTTTCTTCATTGAAACTCTTATCTCATTGGACTTCTTGAGTTTTATGGGTGTACAGTACAATTTCTTATGCTCAGTGCACAGTATTACTTCTCTGTTTTTCAGGCAGTCGTGAGGCCGCCTATGTCTACGCTATTTCATCAGCAGGTATGGTCTACACCTTGACCAGGGCATGCAGTCAAGGTGAACTAGACACCTGCTCTTGTGACCCGGAAAAGAAGGGCTCATCTCAAGATGCCAAGGGAGCTTTCGACTGGGGCGGGTGCAGTGATCACATTGACCATGCAATCAAGTTCACTCAGGTCTTCATTGACGCCAAGGAGAGAAAGGAGAGGGATGCCCGGGCACTCATGAACTTGCACAACAACCGTGCAGGGAGGAAGGTAACAATGCTGCTTTCTTGCGAGACGCTGTTGAGACACGTATTCCCTCTTGAGAAATGAAGAGACAAATAGTTATAAATGACCATACTCTCATGCAATCACAGACAGATCACTCAGAGTTTAACTCCAGACATTCTTTCCTCTATGATTCTTCTATACAGGCAGTGAAGCGCTTTATGAACCTAGAGTGTAAATGTCATGGTGTCAGCGGCTCATGCAATGTGCGTACCTGCTGGTTAGCCATGGCTGACTTCAGGCAGACTGGTGACTATCTGCGCAAGAAGTACAACAATGCCATTCAGGTGGTGATGAACCAGTATGGAACAGGCTTTACCGGTGCCTACAGGATGTTTAAGAAGCCCTCCAAAAATGACCTAGTATACTTTGAAGACTCACCTGACTACTGTATATGGGACCATGAGTCTGGTGAGTGTGACAGGGCTCTTATGGCATAAATgacaattactgtaaaaaaataaatacggaTTTAAAGGAACAGTCCTCCCAAAATGGAtgattctctgataatttactcatcaattattttctttcttccacagaacacaaacaaaaacattttgatttacacgtgtttatatccatacaatttaagtcagtggtgtccaaaactttcaagctccaaaaaagacataaaggcagtataaaagtaatccatatgacttgagtggtttaatccatgtcttctgaagccatgcaatcagttttgggtgagaaacagaccaaagtgTAACTTTGTGCATATGTCAatcacaaggaagtgtaatcgagcttctctcatgaacacgccaaggagactgcagatgtcaagatttaaggTGAATAATTAGTTACATTATGGTCTGTTTCTCTCAAAAAAAACTATTGTATtcattcagaaaacatggattaaaccactcgagttgtatggatttcctttatgctgcctttatgtcctttttggatcttgaacattttggaccccattgacttgcattgtatggataaaaacaGATTATAtgtccttcaaaatatctttgtattCTGAAGAAGATagtaagtcatatgagtttgagacagcataacgctgagtaaatgatgagagaatcataatttttgggcaaactatccctttaaaatgaagTGTGGAATTTCTTCACCgctagtgtcaccaaacggaactgcaaaaatattgattgttttcaaacaggtttcccaaactgTGCATCCTCCACTGGTCAGACAAACCGATAGTCCCATCTCAAATTCACGCCATTAGTAGAGCTAATGTTGCTATGTCATCCTGttcagaatgctcaaacaaataaagcaatttttatagcaccacaacGCATCAACCCACAGTATGAACGGCTTAGTAATAGCTGCCATTGCATATTAAACTGAGATAggagtattttaacaccaaaaaattaCACCCATCACATTTAAGGAGGTGAATTAAGATGATAAATCAAATCTGTCATAACCCACTGTTAGTCACAGTTTGCATCTCCACCCTGCAAGACTCCCACACTCTGCTTAAAATTGGTAGGCCATTAGTCTTGCCCCCAAACACAGAGAGAATGTAATCAGAGGACGAGAGCTATTTAGCTGGTTATTACATACACAATAGTCATAACCTAATCCTGTAACCTGACTGCAGGTAAAGATTCCCTCCCTAAGGCAGAGGTTTATCTCTTTGTAccttttggtgtgtgtgtgtgtgtgtgtgtgtgtgtgtaaactgaaTAACACCAGGTGTACCTATGTGGGAAACAGTAAGGGGGGGGGGTGCCTGTCAGACTGCAGATGATCCCTGCTATCAGGTGATGCTGTGTTTAGACACATTACCACAGTTTTGTGGGCAGAACGGGAGCTGAAATATAATCCCTACGTGCAAATGCTATAAATCACAGCCTTCCACGGCACCTCTATATTTTTTGCCTAAAACTTGTAGGAATATTTACAGAGGTAGGTCATGTCTCTCAAGTGCCCAAAAGTATTAAACccattgttttgcatttattattGTCCATTTTCCATCTGTTCATTTATACTCATATACATTTTGCATGATCAAACATctggatagttcacccgaaaataaaaattctgtcatcatttactcacccttattccatCTCAAACTCTGATGACTTTCTACTGCGGAACACAAACgatagatattttaatggagaaatGATTTGTTTATATCCATAAAatgaagtcaatggggtccaaactttcaagctccaaaatgtacataaaggcaacataaagataatccatacgactcgagtgttttaatcctgtcttctgaagcaatacaatttttcactataaatcttgatattgCAGTCTCATGATTtgaaactcgattacactttcttgtgcttgacgcatgcgcacagTGTGTACAGTTCTTTGTGCATGCGTTAAGCGcacagatttatagtgaaaaaggagttacattttggtgtgtttctcacccaaaacctatcgtatcgcttcagaagacatggattaaaccactcaaatcgtatggattacctttatgctgcctttatgtcctttttggagcttggaagtgttagACCCCATTGACCTGGTTTGTAttgatatattcacattatatctctataaaaatattataatttgtgtTTCGCagaggaaagaaattcatacgagtttgagatggcataagggtgagtagattatcatttttaagtgaactattctaagtcattccaaacccatttgaccttCTTAGGGAGAATGTTAGAGTTTGACAGCCtttgtcacaattcactttcattgtatggaaaaaagatgcaatgaaagcgaatAGTGTCTGAGGCTtagagtcatacgggtttggaataacatgactaaattaattttattttggggtgaaccttCATATTTATATCAGTTTTTTAAATGGCCCTCCTACTTTTGCCTGGCTTACATCTTGTACAGTTACCTTCAGTTaaacattaaagtttaaaaaaaaaaatggatgaccACCATATTATAGTGTTGACCTCTCTAGTCTAGCGGCTTGTGAGAAACTTTCTGGCCGGGCAATCTGATGTGTTTTAAGAGACATAGACTATACCTCCACTGCATATGTGTGAAATCAATTACCAGTTCCCAGCATGGTCACACATGTTAAACTCATCTCTTGGCACCCTCTCATCTTAATTCAATAAGCAGATGCACACTCAGGTACAGGCTGCCCATGATAAACGATATCAGTCCAACATACCAGCCTGATGAACTGCTGTGGGGCGGGAGTGGCCATGTCATGTCCAGACACATGCCTGCCTACTTGGAATTGAATTCAGTAGACCAGCAGTGACATACTAATGCTGGTGCTACTGGCACTATAAAGCTTGctgtagttaaagggatagtttatccaaaaatgaaacttctgtcatcagttactcacactcatgttgttccaaacctgtaatgctttctttctttcatggaacactaaAAATGTTGGGCagtagggttgtcacaataccaacatttcagtagtcagtaccaataccagtgaaatttcaaacCTTGATACttatttcgataccacagcaaaaactaTTATGAACTACTTTGTCAATTAAGTAAGCAGTGTTTCAcattctcaagtaattattaaagaTAAGTAAACAATCATTAATCAAATTAGAACAAAGcgaaaaaggacaaataaaacaatagaacaaaagGTCCTTTAATTTTTTAATGAGCAGTATCAAATATTCAAGTAAACAATCAGAAATTGAAGTAATGAATTGTAACAAATCAATTTACATAACTTGTatagtcttcactgtatgattattagTCATTTAATACTTActttttttaaagctactaaaattatccagccaagagcTGTGAGTGGTTTTGTTGTTTTCTCATTAATGTTGTGTGATTATAAACAACACAGTAGACAATGGCAGGCAGGGGCTCATTAACGCATGGTCTTACACAGGCTTTTGCCCATTTGCAACGCAATCACACTATTCTCCCCCACTGACGTTCGCAGGAGCACATCTAGACGTGTTCAGGGGGAAACGCATATATTAACACGGAGATGGTGCGCAACAGTGAAAGCCACCTGTTTAGTCTTGGGGCTCCGCAGTACCTTAATACACCCCTGGCGGCAAGTctgttaggctgcatttacactgcaaatcCTCATGCACAGATCAAATTTTttgatacaaatccactttttatGTCAGACTTTAGGCATAAATgactgtttacattaatacctcacattttaaatgtattggaCTGTTTAGGGCAGCACCTATCCACATTACCACAGGCACATTCAGAGCATGTAAAAAAATTGCCTGTCAGTCAAAGTGCGCAGGTACCGATATAAGTTGATGCTTGGttctaccggtactgcagaaagtCTAGTATTgttactagtgctgtcagtcgattttaaaatttttagtcgcagttaattgcataatttttcatagttaatcgcgataattcacagatttttaaagtgctgaaattgAACTCTAAATATACACTGCCAgccaaaaaaaaattccatactctaatatttcgttggactgaCTTTAGCTTTGACTACAGCGCGCACGATCCTTCCAggtttttaataatgtgttggacagttcttaaaccaattccagtgatttcagcaatctccttgttTTCTTgacttgatgcaggccaataatttaccacttctgaaacacagtaacatcttttccatgaccacaggatacgtcttccaacatggttgtttaagaaatgagaagctacacactgcatcagttagggttaaaagaattgttgccagctgaaacatattaatcactgcaataagatccaatcataggctcttaagtatctgcttatttaaatccaaatggcaacttttcttttttttttttttttttttttttttttggcctggcaGTGTACTTTTTttccctgtcaaaatgcatttatttatttattaaaaaaaaaacaaaaagaaaaaaaacaatatgtaacaatatactgcTTTATAaaatttttccaaacaaagccttccacaggataaagatagaaatgcactaaaatagcacagaTTCACGATTCACATCAGGGTGACagtgctgctttgaactccacatgaaaagcacttgcagacaaaaacgtctcattctgcattttggtaatagacaattaaaatgcgccttacttaggctgaaaaatacttgatttctgtcacaagttccatctaggcttgttttgtacaacaaatagcgttaagagctcctttccccatcactttttCATTGACTGCTATCCgcatttgtggtgtgtgtgtcagtgtaatgacacgtcacaaaggttctgccccttccaaccagtgtttatgctggtttatgcagtattaacagtaaatccgttaatcgcgattaagaaaaatgaacgtgttaaactttttaaactaaTCACTTGTGTTAgcatgttaattttgacagctctaatcattacatattttttacatttagtatcaacttacttttgacatccctatttagcagaatgttagcctcagtcaccattcgctttctttaaatctttttttcaatacaatgaaagtaaattgtgactggggCTTGCTTTTAGTTtaacctccttttgtgttacatggaggaaagaaagtcatatggagttggaacaacatgagggtgagtaataaaTGATGGATCTCTTTAAGGGATATGTTTGCCTCAAAATGTTCGAATTGTTTTTACTAAGACTTTTCTGAGTGAATCAGTCCACAAGAAAAAATGGATGTTTGCATAGTTTTGAGTCTTGATTGTCATTTAAGGATCCTTATGAACAAAGGCAGCAGACTGTCACTCAAAGGGGGCATGAAAGCAAGGGTTTATACAAGGTCTTTAGCAATTTCTATATCAGCAACAATCAGAGACGCGTCAGCCTTATAGAGGGTGGGGTTTTTGAGATTAGAGCTGTTGAAATGAGTATGTGATGAAGACTCAGAGTAATGGCTGATAGCTTCTATCATCAATCCCTCATCTCAGCAAGGACCAAGCGGTCATCCTTTTACATGGCGCAGACAAATCCAGCTTCTTCAAGACAGCTCTGTCTGGACACTATCAGACATGGCTATTCAGTTGAGGTCTGCTTGCTTCAGGAATTTGATCAAACATTGACAACATTAATAGTCTCTGA encodes:
- the LOC127455668 gene encoding protein Wnt-2-like, encoding MKLLPSGICFYLSVAVCWCTSRVDASWWYMGTLGSQVMCDNVPGLINKQRQLCRQHPKVMQAIGAGIKNWIGECQHQFRNHRWNCNTMAREHNLFGKLLLRSSREAAYVYAISSAGMVYTLTRACSQGELDTCSCDPEKKGSSQDAKGAFDWGGCSDHIDHAIKFTQVFIDAKERKERDARALMNLHNNRAGRKAVKRFMNLECKCHGVSGSCNVRTCWLAMADFRQTGDYLRKKYNNAIQVVMNQYGTGFTGAYRMFKKPSKNDLVYFEDSPDYCIWDHESGSLGTGGRVCNRTSRGADSCEVMCCGRGYDTSRVSRTTKCECKFHWCCAVQCRDCHEEVDVHTCKAQSS